One genomic region from Spirosoma sp. KCTC 42546 encodes:
- a CDS encoding LytTR family DNA-binding domain-containing protein: MINCVIIDDEPLAREGLANYVREVDFLQLVGTCEHPLELIQVLDRQSVDLIFLDIQMPKMNGIDFLKITQSPPMVVITTAFPNFALESFQLNVLDYLLKPITFDRFMKSASKARDYHRLLTNSIAPDLTQTEQDDDYFFIKCGSKYEKVLIDDILYIEGLQNYVTIYTLKGKYVTMLYLKNLEQNLASKSFIRVHKSYIVAINKIEGIEGNEIFIRTQRIPISRNYREQVINQVVKDKLWIK, translated from the coding sequence ATGATTAACTGTGTCATTATCGACGATGAACCGTTAGCCCGTGAAGGGCTGGCAAACTACGTACGGGAGGTAGACTTCTTACAGCTTGTCGGAACCTGCGAACATCCACTTGAACTCATTCAGGTATTGGACCGGCAATCCGTGGACCTGATCTTTCTGGATATTCAGATGCCAAAAATGAACGGCATCGACTTTTTAAAAATAACCCAAAGTCCACCTATGGTCGTGATCACAACGGCCTTCCCCAACTTTGCTCTCGAAAGCTTTCAACTAAATGTACTGGATTACCTGTTGAAGCCCATCACCTTTGACCGGTTTATGAAGTCGGCCAGTAAAGCCCGGGATTATCACCGGCTCCTTACGAACTCCATCGCTCCTGATCTTACCCAGACCGAGCAGGATGATGATTATTTCTTTATCAAATGCGGCAGTAAGTATGAGAAAGTCCTTATTGATGATATTCTGTACATAGAGGGCTTGCAGAATTACGTGACCATTTACACACTAAAAGGGAAATACGTAACGATGCTGTACCTGAAAAACCTGGAACAGAACTTAGCCAGCAAGTCGTTTATCCGGGTGCATAAATCCTACATTGTTGCTATAAACAAGATTGAAGGAATTGAAGGCAACGAGATTTTCATCCGAACGCAGCGCATTCCCATAAGCCGAAACTACCGGGAACAGGTCATTAATCAGGTTGTTAAGGACAAGCTCTGGATAAAGTAA
- a CDS encoding sensor histidine kinase, whose protein sequence is MNVSFYSKLNQSWFFRYKIYHLPFWFVYHYLWWIVTLGNPVKVFYTIVVLPYALKYGFYVIFQAIAVYFNLYFLIPKYLEQNRFTLYISYLLLTILCTTLCIVGGYYFSAYASGRSIADLFGQSACFNSFLSNALPSTVASTTLAMSIKLTKNWIQASQRQQLLEKEKLETELKFLRNQFNPHFLFNTINSIFFLIHKNPDMASASLAKFSELLRYQLYECNDQQIPLGKEIAYVENFFELEKLRQSSNVVITFNHTPTFTDHLGIAPFILMTFVENAFKHVSRHSTKPNWITIKLELDGQQLDFVIANSASPDAANEVVKYGGIGLTNVQRRLDLLYPGQHELAIHQDPDQFEVKLRLTLTELVQSSTLQIA, encoded by the coding sequence ATGAACGTTTCGTTCTATAGTAAACTGAACCAGAGCTGGTTCTTTAGATACAAAATCTACCATCTTCCGTTCTGGTTTGTTTACCATTACCTCTGGTGGATTGTTACGCTAGGCAATCCGGTAAAAGTCTTCTACACGATTGTCGTATTACCCTACGCGCTTAAGTATGGCTTTTATGTCATTTTTCAGGCTATAGCGGTCTACTTCAATTTGTATTTTCTGATTCCGAAGTATCTGGAACAGAACCGATTTACGCTTTACATCAGCTATCTGCTCCTTACAATACTCTGTACAACGTTATGCATTGTTGGCGGGTATTACTTCAGTGCCTATGCAAGTGGCAGAAGCATAGCCGATCTGTTCGGCCAATCGGCCTGCTTCAATTCCTTTTTGAGTAATGCCTTACCCTCGACCGTTGCCAGCACAACCCTGGCCATGAGTATTAAGTTAACCAAGAATTGGATTCAAGCCAGCCAGCGGCAGCAACTGCTGGAAAAGGAAAAACTAGAGACGGAATTGAAATTTCTGAGAAATCAGTTCAATCCACATTTTCTGTTCAATACCATCAATTCCATCTTTTTCCTGATTCATAAAAACCCCGATATGGCGTCGGCATCGCTGGCTAAATTCTCTGAATTGCTCCGGTATCAGCTCTATGAGTGCAACGATCAGCAGATTCCGCTGGGTAAGGAGATTGCTTATGTAGAGAACTTTTTCGAACTGGAAAAGCTCCGGCAGAGCAGCAACGTGGTCATCACCTTCAATCATACCCCAACGTTCACAGATCACTTGGGAATTGCGCCATTTATCCTGATGACCTTCGTAGAGAATGCCTTTAAGCATGTTTCCCGGCATAGTACCAAACCTAACTGGATCACGATCAAGCTTGAATTGGATGGACAGCAACTGGATTTTGTCATTGCAAATAGTGCCTCACCCGATGCGGCTAATGAGGTGGTCAAATACGGTGGAATTGGCTTAACAAATGTTCAGAGACGATTAGATTTACTGTATCCGGGGCAACATGAGCTGGCTATACACCAGGACCCAGATCAGTTTGAGGTAAAACTCCGGCTAACGTTAACCGAACTCGTACAATCGTCAACCCTACAGATAGCCTGA
- a CDS encoding gluconate:H+ symporter — MPLTITLLGILVLIALISVVRLHTFLAFLAVSMGVGLALGLKPLAIVDAIQKGIGSTLGSITAIIALGAMLGKLVAHSGAAQRIAVNMMDLVGTRHARWAFLVTGFIVGLPLFYSVGFMLLAPLVITVAYRYKLPALYIGLPMLASLSVTQGYLPPHPAPLAILKQFNANMGLTLFYGIIVSIPAILISGALFGSTLKRYTTLPNPAFIAPDLLEEQMPSASVSFLTVLLPILLIGLSTLISPYLPANSVSQQVLLFVGEPVVSMFFAVLVAMVTLGINRGKSMPEVTALLGEAVKDVAMLFLIFGGAGALKQVLTDGGVNQSIADMMHDSSVHPYILAWGMAALIRVCVGSSTVSGITTAGFVAPLLASTGVEPNLMVLSIGAGSMMFSHVNDTGFWLFREYFQLSMADTLKTWSVMETLVSVSGLAGVMVLSWILS; from the coding sequence ATGCCCTTAACCATTACCCTACTCGGCATTCTGGTTCTGATTGCCCTCATTTCTGTTGTTCGACTACATACCTTTCTGGCCTTTCTGGCGGTTTCGATGGGCGTTGGATTGGCGCTTGGTCTGAAACCATTAGCCATTGTCGACGCCATCCAGAAAGGCATCGGCAGTACCCTGGGCTCCATCACTGCCATTATTGCGTTAGGTGCCATGCTGGGTAAGCTGGTTGCGCACAGTGGAGCAGCTCAGCGCATTGCGGTCAACATGATGGACTTAGTAGGCACCCGGCACGCCCGATGGGCTTTTCTGGTAACGGGTTTCATTGTCGGACTACCGCTGTTTTATTCGGTGGGATTTATGCTGCTGGCTCCGTTGGTCATTACGGTGGCCTATCGGTATAAGCTGCCCGCCCTGTACATCGGATTGCCCATGCTGGCCTCGCTATCGGTTACGCAGGGTTATTTGCCACCCCACCCCGCCCCGCTGGCCATTCTGAAACAGTTCAACGCCAATATGGGTCTGACTCTTTTCTACGGCATCATTGTGTCTATTCCGGCCATCCTGATTTCCGGCGCGTTGTTTGGCTCTACGCTAAAACGCTATACAACCTTACCTAACCCAGCCTTCATAGCCCCCGATTTGCTAGAAGAGCAAATGCCCTCAGCCAGCGTAAGTTTTCTGACGGTACTACTTCCCATTCTGTTGATTGGCCTGAGTACCTTGATTAGTCCCTACTTACCTGCCAATTCAGTTAGCCAGCAAGTTCTTCTGTTCGTAGGCGAGCCCGTTGTCAGTATGTTTTTTGCGGTATTAGTAGCCATGGTCACGCTGGGTATTAACCGAGGAAAGTCGATGCCGGAGGTTACGGCACTCTTGGGCGAGGCTGTGAAAGATGTGGCAATGCTTTTCCTGATTTTTGGCGGAGCCGGTGCCCTGAAACAAGTGCTGACGGATGGTGGGGTCAACCAATCCATTGCCGACATGATGCACGATTCGTCCGTTCACCCCTATATACTAGCCTGGGGTATGGCTGCGCTCATACGCGTATGCGTGGGTTCATCGACCGTATCAGGTATTACCACAGCTGGGTTCGTAGCCCCTTTATTGGCCAGTACAGGTGTGGAACCCAATTTAATGGTGCTGAGCATTGGGGCCGGAAGTATGATGTTCTCGCACGTTAACGACACCGGCTTCTGGCTGTTTCGCGAGTATTTCCAACTCTCTATGGCTGATACACTCAAAACCTGGTCCGTGATGGAAACGCTGGTTTCTGTATCGGGACTGGCTGGGGTAATGGTGCTGAGCTGGATACTCTCCTAA
- a CDS encoding type II toxin-antitoxin system VapC family toxin, with protein sequence MNLLLDTHTLIWYLEGNQELSQTCQNLIEERSNTNFVSIASFWEIAIKLSIGGKLELSKPFEHLNQLVWENNITVLPIRFDHTVIVRSLPFHHKDPFDRIIITQSIVDDMPVLSRDSYFDAYPIRRLW encoded by the coding sequence GTGAACTTATTATTAGATACGCACACCCTTATTTGGTATCTGGAAGGCAATCAGGAATTAAGCCAAACATGTCAAAACCTGATCGAAGAACGAAGCAATACCAACTTTGTGAGTATTGCTTCGTTCTGGGAAATCGCTATTAAATTAAGCATTGGTGGTAAGCTCGAATTATCCAAGCCTTTTGAGCACCTCAATCAACTTGTTTGGGAAAACAATATTACAGTATTACCGATCCGCTTCGACCATACCGTCATTGTCAGGTCATTGCCTTTTCATCATAAAGATCCTTTTGATCGGATAATCATTACCCAATCCATAGTTGATGATATGCCTGTACTTAGTCGGGACAGCTATTTTGATGCCTACCCTATTCGTAGGCTTTGGTAA
- a CDS encoding DUF2281 domain-containing protein, with protein sequence MQAAELKIHVVKEIAELSDEQFMQVYDDLIRLLHPPVRTPRFGSAKGLVTFMADDFDAPLDDFKEYMP encoded by the coding sequence ATGCAGGCAGCCGAGCTCAAAATTCATGTTGTCAAAGAGATTGCAGAATTGTCCGACGAGCAATTTATGCAGGTATATGACGATCTCATCCGTTTGCTCCATCCCCCTGTACGAACACCACGTTTCGGTAGCGCAAAAGGATTAGTTACATTCATGGCCGATGATTTTGACGCGCCATTGGATGACTTTAAGGAGTATATGCCGTGA
- a CDS encoding glycoside hydrolase family 5 protein: MQRRTFIQNTGLLTAALSTSGPDLLATAKPATLAKNKLPKWKGFNMLDFFSPDPANSRPATQEDYFNWMQDWGFDFVRLPMAYPAYLKFDRSRNITPDEVYQIDVQAVDRIDALVAMAHKHNLHVSLNLHRAPGYCVNAGFHEPYNLWTDQAALDAFCFHWNMWAKRYKNVSSQKISFDLLNEPSMRVDMNDQHSKHSTVPGDVYRKVALAASEAIWKENKTHLIIADGNDTGSSVIPAIADLNIAQSCRGYNPGIISHYKAPWANKDPDHLPEPKWPGQVGDKYLSRAMLETFYQPWIELVNKGVGVHCGECGCWNKTPHAVFLAWFKDVLDILSSNGIGFALWEFVGSFGILDSGRTDVAYEDWYGHKLDRKLLNLMLKA, translated from the coding sequence ATGCAACGAAGGACATTTATTCAGAACACCGGCCTGCTCACAGCAGCCCTGAGTACATCCGGCCCAGACCTGTTAGCCACCGCTAAACCAGCTACCCTGGCGAAAAATAAGCTCCCCAAATGGAAAGGCTTTAACATGCTGGACTTCTTCTCGCCCGACCCAGCCAACAGTCGCCCGGCTACGCAGGAGGATTACTTCAACTGGATGCAGGACTGGGGATTCGACTTTGTCCGGCTCCCAATGGCTTATCCGGCCTATTTGAAATTCGACCGGAGCCGCAACATTACGCCCGACGAAGTCTATCAAATTGACGTGCAAGCCGTTGACCGAATCGATGCATTGGTAGCGATGGCCCATAAGCACAACCTGCACGTTAGTCTGAACCTGCACCGGGCACCGGGCTACTGCGTTAACGCAGGCTTTCATGAGCCGTACAATCTCTGGACTGATCAGGCCGCGCTCGATGCATTCTGCTTTCACTGGAACATGTGGGCCAAGCGCTATAAGAACGTGTCATCCCAAAAGATCAGCTTCGATTTATTGAATGAGCCCAGTATGCGGGTCGACATGAACGATCAACATTCTAAACACAGTACCGTTCCGGGTGATGTGTATCGAAAAGTGGCCCTGGCGGCTTCGGAAGCTATCTGGAAGGAAAACAAAACACACCTGATTATCGCTGACGGCAACGATACGGGTTCATCGGTGATACCAGCCATCGCCGATCTGAACATCGCCCAAAGCTGCCGGGGCTATAATCCGGGCATCATTTCGCATTACAAAGCGCCCTGGGCAAACAAAGATCCAGATCACCTGCCCGAACCCAAATGGCCAGGACAGGTAGGTGATAAGTACCTGAGCCGGGCCATGCTCGAAACCTTCTACCAACCCTGGATTGAATTAGTGAACAAAGGCGTTGGTGTACACTGTGGCGAATGCGGTTGCTGGAATAAAACCCCGCATGCTGTTTTCCTGGCCTGGTTTAAAGACGTATTGGATATTCTGTCCAGCAACGGAATAGGCTTTGCGCTCTGGGAATTTGTTGGTTCGTTTGGCATCCTGGACTCGGGCCGCACCGACGTGGCATACGAAGATTGGTACGGCCACAAACTAGATAGAAAATTGCTGAATTTGATGCTGAAGGCCTGA
- a CDS encoding ice-binding family protein codes for MGKKYFLILSFVTLIASSTIGFGQAPNLGTASNFALFTANGAFTNVGASVVTGDVGTNVGAFTGLSVATPIPGPGTVLGNIRLPGSTEANQAATDVTTAYNSLNSAACTTILLPELAGQTLTPGVSCQNTANPTTLNGTLVLNGAGVYIIKLSSALTTATNSSISLTNGASFDNVYFQVDGAVDVGINSFFRGTILANGAISLLTGASLEGRGLSVGGAISLSNNLVTIPALSLSVVAGSCVPATNQYSISGIVSLTGALAGTATLTDGLASTTVAVNTGDTSVPFSLTGLTSGTSSHTLTVNYASQTVSVTYTAPASCTVAPASLGGVVFTDTNTNGVQDGGDTPIAGVEVTLLDGASSPVTSTTTSPSGIYSFTGLTLGVPYSVSFTTPTGYLATGSTVTGPVTLTAGQSYTSAGAGFFPVVSPTNPSLSVQTFVDISKAEVGDLLTYSVVLTNSGSTSATTTVRDSLSTGTTYVTGSATVPVGTSFVSGQPISLWTVPFIAAGQSLTLTFQVRVDSTGILYNIITIPGDTVKACTSIPVKLCLGDEYTLTVPAGRASYRWYRDGVLIQGQTSNVLVVTGPGSYSLGVDNVSGLCPDFSCCPFIVEEDTLPAYQTVAIGSTCLGNSPQNNGKLVVSNFNPLHTYQYSLGATFDPTASLSGPPQLIPATGTIATALPNPSVTQFYTVRVYNSSGCYTDVTVFLLPTVCGCPVEVCVPYVITQTQRPKRIGDPIR; via the coding sequence ATGGGAAAAAAATATTTTCTTATTCTATCATTTGTTACTCTTATAGCTTCTTCGACCATAGGTTTTGGGCAGGCACCTAACTTAGGAACGGCTTCCAATTTTGCGCTTTTTACCGCCAATGGAGCCTTTACCAACGTAGGGGCTTCTGTGGTGACCGGTGATGTTGGCACCAATGTAGGGGCCTTTACCGGGTTGTCAGTGGCAACACCCATTCCAGGTCCAGGTACTGTATTGGGCAACATTCGCTTGCCGGGCAGTACAGAAGCAAACCAGGCTGCTACCGATGTAACAACGGCGTACAATTCTTTGAACTCGGCTGCCTGTACAACCATACTACTCCCCGAATTAGCAGGTCAAACGCTTACGCCGGGGGTTTCCTGTCAGAATACCGCCAACCCGACTACACTAAATGGAACACTGGTCTTAAATGGAGCAGGCGTCTATATTATAAAATTGAGCAGCGCGTTAACCACAGCCACAAATTCAAGTATCAGTCTAACGAATGGGGCTTCCTTCGATAATGTGTATTTCCAGGTCGACGGAGCCGTCGATGTAGGAATTAATTCCTTCTTCAGAGGAACTATACTGGCTAATGGAGCCATCAGCTTATTGACAGGCGCATCGCTTGAAGGCAGGGGTTTATCGGTTGGGGGGGCAATTTCCCTAAGTAACAACCTGGTAACAATTCCGGCTTTGTCGCTGAGTGTGGTGGCTGGCTCCTGCGTCCCGGCTACGAATCAATATTCCATTTCAGGCATTGTTTCATTAACAGGTGCCCTGGCCGGTACTGCCACGCTTACGGATGGTCTGGCGTCAACGACTGTTGCCGTCAACACCGGAGATACATCGGTGCCTTTTAGCCTGACAGGACTCACCTCGGGAACATCCAGTCATACCCTGACCGTGAATTATGCCAGTCAAACGGTTAGCGTGACCTATACGGCTCCCGCTTCCTGTACAGTAGCGCCAGCCAGCCTGGGTGGCGTGGTCTTTACGGATACTAATACTAACGGTGTGCAGGATGGAGGAGACACCCCTATTGCCGGGGTAGAAGTTACGCTACTGGATGGTGCCAGCTCTCCAGTTACATCTACAACGACCAGTCCATCAGGCATCTACAGTTTTACAGGACTGACTCTAGGTGTTCCCTATTCCGTCAGTTTTACTACACCAACTGGCTATTTGGCCACAGGTTCTACGGTTACTGGTCCCGTGACGCTAACAGCAGGACAGAGCTATACCAGCGCTGGTGCGGGTTTCTTTCCGGTGGTTAGTCCTACCAACCCTTCTCTTTCCGTGCAGACGTTTGTCGATATTTCGAAAGCAGAAGTCGGCGATTTACTGACCTATAGTGTAGTATTGACTAACTCGGGGTCAACGTCAGCCACGACAACGGTACGGGATTCGCTCAGTACGGGGACAACCTACGTGACGGGCTCAGCTACGGTACCCGTGGGTACATCATTTGTAAGTGGTCAACCCATCAGTTTATGGACTGTGCCGTTCATTGCAGCTGGTCAGAGCCTGACCCTGACTTTCCAGGTTCGTGTGGATTCTACAGGTATTCTCTACAACATAATTACGATTCCTGGCGATACCGTTAAAGCCTGTACATCTATACCGGTTAAACTATGTCTTGGTGATGAATATACGTTGACGGTGCCGGCAGGACGCGCCAGCTATCGCTGGTATAGAGATGGAGTACTTATTCAGGGTCAGACCAGCAATGTATTGGTAGTGACCGGGCCGGGTAGTTACAGTTTGGGGGTGGATAATGTCAGTGGGTTATGCCCGGATTTCTCCTGTTGCCCTTTCATCGTAGAAGAGGATACACTGCCCGCCTATCAGACTGTTGCTATTGGGTCCACCTGCCTGGGTAATAGCCCACAAAACAATGGGAAGCTGGTGGTCAGTAATTTCAATCCGCTGCATACTTATCAGTACTCCCTGGGTGCAACTTTTGACCCCACAGCTTCACTCTCAGGACCACCCCAGTTAATTCCTGCAACTGGAACGATTGCCACTGCACTCCCTAATCCGTCAGTAACTCAGTTTTACACGGTTCGGGTATACAACTCATCGGGTTGTTATACAGATGTGACCGTATTCCTGTTACCAACCGTATGCGGTTGCCCGGTTGAAGTTTGTGTACCGTATGTAATTACGCAGACCCAGCGTCCCAAGCGTATCGGCGATCCAATTCGGTAG
- a CDS encoding sugar phosphate isomerase/epimerase, which produces MKKNLVALSLATISLLGVSDSFAQKGKLYTFPIGVESYTYRNSFPKSVIATLDTIKALGITDMEGGAPKGMTEAEFKKLCDERGIKISATGGGYEQLAKDPMDAINKAKALGASFIMCAWIPHQKANFNLENAKKAVEDFNRIGKTMKENGITFCYHNHGYEFHPYEDGTLYDYIVKNTNPEYVSFEMDILWTQHGGADPVALLKKYGSRYKLLHLKDLKKGVKGDLTGGTPPENDVTLGDGQVNIPEIIRLAKKAGVKHYYIEDESNKEYEQMPKSIAYLKSLKE; this is translated from the coding sequence ATGAAAAAAAACCTTGTTGCGTTGAGCCTGGCAACGATTTCATTACTTGGTGTATCAGACAGTTTTGCGCAGAAAGGCAAGCTGTACACATTTCCAATCGGTGTTGAGTCGTACACCTACCGAAATAGCTTCCCCAAGAGCGTTATTGCTACGCTGGATACGATCAAAGCCTTAGGCATTACCGATATGGAGGGCGGAGCGCCTAAAGGAATGACCGAAGCGGAATTTAAAAAGCTATGCGACGAGCGAGGTATTAAAATTTCGGCAACGGGAGGGGGCTACGAACAACTGGCTAAAGATCCAATGGACGCCATTAATAAAGCAAAAGCTCTGGGAGCTTCCTTTATCATGTGCGCGTGGATTCCTCACCAAAAGGCGAATTTTAACCTGGAGAATGCAAAGAAAGCCGTTGAGGATTTTAACCGGATCGGTAAAACGATGAAAGAGAATGGGATCACATTCTGCTACCATAATCACGGCTATGAGTTCCATCCTTATGAAGATGGTACGCTTTACGATTACATTGTCAAGAATACCAATCCCGAATACGTTTCGTTCGAGATGGATATTTTGTGGACGCAACACGGTGGCGCTGACCCAGTTGCCCTGTTGAAAAAGTATGGAAGTCGCTATAAACTCCTGCACTTGAAAGACCTCAAAAAAGGCGTGAAAGGCGATTTGACTGGCGGTACTCCTCCCGAAAACGACGTAACCCTCGGCGACGGTCAGGTGAACATTCCAGAAATTATACGCCTGGCCAAAAAAGCAGGAGTGAAGCATTATTACATTGAGGATGAGAGCAACAAGGAGTACGAACAAATGCCCAAAAGCATTGCGTACCTGAAAAGCCTGAAGGAGTAA
- a CDS encoding alpha-galactosidase has translation MKSIYQIAAALLLLSLKSYAQTTIPIETANYALVLQTDKNNYLSMVHFGKKLSQTADYKDIAGSFKFPDDNSGIYNNAYTPAGTWNLSEPAIQVTHADGNPSLDLKYLSHQTVKPDANTTLTTVQVQDPVYKLTVTLFYKTWNQENVIEQWVEITNQEKGPVVLQKYASANLFLSNKDFYLTSFQGEYLKEMQPQEEKLTQGIRTLDSKLGTRAMLLGTPNFMVSFGQPAQETNGMVLLGQLAWSGNYKLDFEVDSYKNLRLIAGINPYASAYTLAAGKTFKTPSLLYTLSDNGTGQASRQLQRWARKYRVLDGEGDRLTLLNNWEATYFDFDEPKLSGLFTDAKNLGVDMFLLDDGWFGNKYPRNNDKAGLGDWQENVKKLPHGLGYLVKEAKTAGVKFGIWIEPEMVNPKSELYEKHPDWVIRQPERPEKYYRNQLVLDLANPQVQDFVFGIVDGLFTKNPELAFIKWDCNAVIYNAYSAWLNKNKLPQSHLYVEYVNGLYSVLQRIRAKYPKVPMMLCSGGGGRGDYELLKYFTEFWPSDDTEPIERIFLQWNYSYFFPSITTDCHVTDWGKQPIKFRVDVASMGKLGFDIVVGHLTPNDLAFCQQALKNYTGFKDVVWHGDQYRLASPYENPVASVAYVSDDKNSAIMFTYLHTNRVMQSATERPIKLAGLEANKRYSVKEINLYPGTKSTLEEGKVYSGSFLMNVGINPDVNSRRASVVLQLTKAE, from the coding sequence ATGAAGTCTATTTATCAAATCGCTGCGGCTCTGTTGCTACTCTCACTGAAAAGCTATGCTCAAACAACGATTCCGATTGAAACCGCTAACTATGCACTGGTACTCCAAACCGACAAAAATAACTACCTGAGCATGGTCCATTTCGGCAAAAAGCTGAGCCAGACTGCTGATTATAAAGACATTGCCGGTAGCTTTAAATTTCCGGATGACAACAGTGGGATTTACAACAATGCCTACACCCCGGCAGGCACCTGGAATTTATCAGAGCCAGCCATTCAGGTTACGCATGCCGACGGCAACCCGTCGCTGGACTTAAAGTACCTGAGCCACCAAACGGTTAAGCCCGATGCCAACACAACCCTAACCACCGTGCAGGTACAGGACCCCGTTTATAAACTGACGGTTACGCTGTTTTATAAAACATGGAATCAGGAAAATGTAATCGAACAATGGGTCGAAATCACGAACCAGGAAAAGGGACCGGTGGTATTGCAGAAATATGCCTCGGCCAATTTGTTCCTGTCGAATAAGGACTTTTATCTCACCAGCTTTCAGGGCGAATACCTGAAAGAAATGCAGCCGCAGGAAGAAAAGCTTACCCAGGGCATCCGTACCCTCGATAGTAAGTTAGGCACACGGGCTATGCTACTGGGCACCCCCAATTTCATGGTTTCATTTGGCCAGCCCGCGCAGGAAACTAATGGCATGGTGCTACTGGGCCAACTGGCCTGGAGTGGCAACTACAAACTTGATTTTGAAGTTGACTCCTACAAAAACCTTCGTCTGATTGCGGGTATCAACCCGTATGCCTCAGCGTATACGCTGGCTGCCGGAAAAACGTTTAAAACCCCCTCGCTCCTCTACACGCTTTCGGATAACGGAACCGGGCAGGCTAGTCGCCAGTTGCAACGATGGGCCCGGAAATACCGGGTGCTCGATGGCGAGGGCGACCGGCTTACCTTACTCAATAACTGGGAGGCCACGTATTTTGATTTCGACGAACCAAAACTGTCGGGGCTGTTTACTGATGCGAAAAATTTAGGCGTCGACATGTTTCTGCTCGACGACGGCTGGTTCGGCAACAAGTATCCCCGTAATAATGATAAAGCCGGTTTGGGCGATTGGCAGGAGAACGTAAAAAAGCTGCCTCACGGCCTCGGCTATCTGGTTAAAGAAGCGAAAACAGCGGGCGTAAAATTCGGTATCTGGATTGAACCTGAAATGGTGAACCCCAAAAGCGAATTGTACGAAAAACACCCGGACTGGGTGATTCGGCAGCCCGAGCGTCCCGAAAAATACTACCGAAATCAATTGGTTCTTGACTTGGCCAATCCGCAGGTGCAGGATTTTGTTTTCGGTATCGTGGATGGGTTATTCACCAAAAATCCGGAACTGGCCTTTATTAAGTGGGACTGTAATGCGGTTATTTACAATGCGTATTCGGCCTGGCTGAACAAAAACAAACTCCCGCAATCGCATCTGTACGTCGAATACGTGAATGGCCTGTATAGTGTATTGCAACGTATTCGGGCCAAGTACCCTAAAGTACCCATGATGCTCTGCTCCGGCGGGGGTGGCCGTGGTGATTACGAACTGCTGAAGTACTTTACCGAGTTCTGGCCCAGCGATGACACCGAACCTATTGAACGTATCTTCCTGCAGTGGAACTACTCCTATTTCTTCCCGTCCATCACTACCGATTGTCACGTAACGGATTGGGGCAAACAACCGATTAAGTTCCGGGTCGATGTAGCCAGTATGGGGAAACTTGGCTTTGATATTGTGGTAGGGCATCTTACCCCCAACGATCTGGCGTTTTGCCAGCAGGCTCTAAAAAACTATACTGGCTTCAAAGACGTCGTCTGGCACGGCGATCAATATCGACTGGCCAGCCCCTACGAAAATCCGGTTGCCTCGGTAGCGTACGTTAGTGACGATAAAAACAGCGCCATTATGTTCACTTACCTGCACACCAATCGGGTTATGCAGTCAGCTACCGAGCGCCCTATTAAGTTAGCAGGTTTGGAGGCCAACAAGCGCTATAGTGTTAAGGAGATCAATCTATATCCGGGTACGAAGTCAACGCTTGAGGAGGGTAAAGTGTATAGCGGCTCCTTCCTAATGAACGTCGGCATTAATCCTGACGTGAATTCCCGCCGGGCCAGTGTGGTACTTCAGCTAACGAAAGCGGAGTAG